A section of the Rhipicephalus sanguineus isolate Rsan-2018 chromosome 11, BIME_Rsan_1.4, whole genome shotgun sequence genome encodes:
- the LOC119375393 gene encoding uncharacterized protein LOC119375393: MSHVWMVTCKSALAKAKLVALSEVMVKNRRCIVIDPEPAEVKMKLLWLPERLEDIYIREALQPFGKVTSVSRESWRVADMEDMKTLNRDVVLSLADGVTVAEIPHVLTVCGVQSLLLIPGRPPLCLRCNRVGHIRRHCRTPRCENCRRFGHSADECVVSYADKLRHRTRPQEDAVKEHIMDATEVIDAKGDLPTVNAMDISTMNTSVPTDTSTTSVTLSESTSVSERCEATACRSEKQPLCADVSSLNVKSANNEDITADAVVATSSAPDQRQSQGNAPVSALEVSTKMDTAVPKRRASYASVSSEENDISVPKQSRGRRPSQHKEKHRRSRSRRPGGSAREVSPSPSTPDSLE; the protein is encoded by the coding sequence ATGTCGCATGTCTGGATGGTTACCTGCAAGTCAGCGTTAGCAAAGGCCAAACTCGTTGCACTCAGTGAAGTGATGGTTAAAAACCGCCGCTGCATCGTCATAGACCCGGAGCCGGCAGAGGTCAAGATGAAGCTCTTGTGGCTTCCAGAACGATTGGAGGACATCTACATACGTGAAGCACTTCAACCTTTCGGAAAGGTGACTTCAGTAAGCAGAGAAAGTTGGCGTGTAGCGGACATGGAGGACATGAAGACCCTTAACCGTGACGTTGTGCTCTCCTTAGCCGATGGAGTCACTGTTGCGGAAATTCCACATGTGCTTACTGTCTGCGGCGTACAGAGTCTTCTATTGATTCCTGGGAGGCCACCTCTGTGCCTCCGTTGCAATAGAGTTGGTCACATACGTCGGCATTGCCGGACGCCTCGTTGTGAAAACTGTCGCCGTTTTGGACATTCTGCGGATGAGTGTGTGGTGTCTTATGCCGATAAGCTAAGGCACCGAACCCGGCCTCAAGAGGATGCCGTTAAAGAGCACATAATGGATGCTACGGAGGTCATTGATGCGAAAGGTGACCTTCCAACAGTTAACGCTATGGACATAAGCACAATGAATACGTCGGTACCAACAGACACGTCAACAACCAGTGTTACGTTATCCGAGAGCACCTCCGTGTCCGAGAGATGCGAGGCAACTGCGTGTCGGagtgagaagcagccactatgtgctGATGTGTCGTCTCTGAACGTCAAGTCAGCCAACAACGAGGACATCACGGCAGATGCTGTCGTCGCTACGAGCAGTGCTCCTGACCAGCGACAGAGCCAAGGTAATGCTCCCGTATCTGCTCTTGAGGTGTCCACTAAAATGGACACAGCAGTTCCCAAACGCCGCGCCTCCTACGCATCTGTGTCCTCTGAGGAAAATGACATCAGCGTGCCAAAGCAATCACGTGGTCGGCGACCGTCTCAACACAAAGAAAAGCATCGACGATCAAGGTCCAGACGGCCTGGTGGCAGTGCAAGGGAGGTTTCTCCCTCACCCTCCACGCCTGACAGCTTGGAATAG
- the LOC119375394 gene encoding leukocyte elastase inhibitor-like: MLSPIGPCLLRFAISMHMQLRADYGDGNILCSPLSTGTALSMTMFGSGGNTSKQLLSALHLKRCGNGLDKHFSTLLGEVSKYSPNVLLLTANRMYVDRTFKIRDTYRLLLQSLFESSIELADFTGNADGVRSEINSWVSKRTESKVRHLLPHGSVENGTQLVLINALYFKAFWQMPFKESNLKKPFSVNSQRVVDVVMMHRHGKFRFAYADDLLSVAVELPYKGGQCSMVIFLPYEVEGLRSVEERLSEDALHSAFSQLSPGYVALTVPKFKLDLRPNIKRTLQSLGVRDLFEPGVANLSGMVESGELWLSDIFHEAFLRVDEEGTEGAAATADVGVAGGSWHPPDPSDVTYIDVDHPFLFVVKDNVQDVILFMGSFVEPREKY, encoded by the coding sequence ATGTTGTCACCAATAGGCCCCTGCTTGCTGCGATTCGCCATAAGCATGCACATGCAGCTTCGGGCCGACTACGGAGACGGGAACATTCTCTGTTCCCCGCTCAGCACCGGCACCGCCCTCTCGATGACCATGTTTGGCTCCGGCGGCAACACCTCGAAGCAACTCCTCTCCGCCCTCCACCTCAAACGCTGCGGCAACGGGTTGGACAAGCACTTCTCGACTCTCCTGGGTGAAGTGTCCAAGTACTCCCCAAACGTGCTGTTACTCACGGCCAACCGAATGTACGTCGATCGAACATTCAAGATACGCGATACGTATCGCTTGCTTCTGCAGAGTTTGTTCGAGTCTTCCATCGAACTGGCGGACTTCACGGGCAACGCAGACGGGGTCAGGTCCGAGATCAACTCTTGGGTCTCCAAACGAACCGAGTCCAAGGTGAGGCACCTGCTTCCCCACGGTAGCGTAGAAAACGGCACACAGTTGGTGCTCATCAACGCGCTATACTTTAAGGCCTTCTGGCAAATGCCCTTCAAGGAGTCAAATTTGAAGAAGCCATTTTCCGTGAACTCCCAGAGGGTAGTGGACGTGGTCATGATGCACCGGCATGGAAAGTTCAGGTTCGCCTACGCCGACGATCTGTTGTCCGTCGCCGTGGAGCTGCCCTACAAGGGAGGACAGTGTTCGATGGTCATCTTCCTCCCGTACGAAGTGGAAGGCCTGCGGTCCGTCGAAGAACGCTTGTCGGAGGATGCGCTTCACTCGGCGTTCTCGCAGCTCTCCCCGGGTTACGTGGCACTGACCGTGCCCAAGTTCAAGCTCGACCTTCGGCCGAATATCAAGCGCACCCTCCAAAGTCTCGGCGTCAGGGATCTGTTCGAGCCGGGCGTCGCGAATCTTTCCGGTATGGTGGAGAGCGGCGAGCTCTGGCTGTCGGATATCTTCCACGAGGCGTTCCTTCGAGTGGACGAGGAAGGAACCGAGGGGGCCGCCGCCACGGCTGATGTCGGTGTGGCCGGCGGTAGCTGGCACCCGCCTGATCCGAGTGACGTCACGTACATCGACGTGGATCATCCGTTCCTGTTTGTAGTGAAGGACAACGTCCAGGACGTCATATTGTTCATGGGATCGTTTGTAGAGCCGAGGGAAAAGTATTAG